Proteins from a single region of Vibrio sp. DW001:
- a CDS encoding ABC transporter permease: protein MKNMLKNREAQLGMVIVLLLALIGMITPNFLGLSNLLGVYNDTSILIILALGQMLVIITRCIDLSVAANVALTGMVVATINNLYPEIPVPFIMLIGAALGTLLGMINGWLVWKMNIPAIVVTLGTMSIYRGAVFLISKGAWINAHQMSDTFLQIPRFEILGLPVLGWCSIVAVAGMYYFTRHRQMGRRIYAAGNSPTAAYYIGVDVGKKQFLAFTISGLCAGIASYLWISRYAVAYVDIANGFELQVIAACVIGGVSIAGGTGTVLGCLLGALFLGIINNALPVIGVSPFWQMAISGSVIILAVIANSRSERRLGRIILRKAVQNAS from the coding sequence ATGAAAAATATGTTGAAAAACCGCGAAGCACAGCTTGGTATGGTCATCGTTTTGCTACTTGCACTTATAGGAATGATCACGCCAAACTTTTTAGGATTGTCCAATCTTCTCGGTGTTTATAATGATACATCTATACTTATTATCCTAGCGTTAGGGCAGATGTTGGTGATTATTACTCGATGTATAGACCTTTCTGTCGCTGCTAATGTTGCTCTCACTGGGATGGTGGTTGCAACAATCAATAATCTTTATCCAGAAATTCCAGTTCCTTTCATCATGTTAATTGGTGCGGCATTAGGCACTTTACTGGGTATGATTAATGGTTGGCTCGTATGGAAGATGAATATACCTGCAATTGTAGTGACATTAGGAACAATGAGTATTTATCGTGGCGCCGTGTTCTTAATCAGCAAGGGTGCATGGATCAATGCTCACCAGATGAGCGATACATTCTTGCAAATTCCGCGTTTTGAAATTTTAGGGCTTCCGGTTCTGGGGTGGTGTTCGATCGTCGCAGTAGCGGGCATGTATTATTTTACTCGACATCGTCAGATGGGCAGAAGAATTTACGCTGCCGGTAATAGCCCAACGGCTGCCTACTACATTGGTGTTGATGTTGGTAAAAAGCAGTTTTTGGCATTCACTATTTCTGGTCTCTGTGCAGGTATTGCCAGCTACCTATGGATCTCCCGATATGCCGTTGCCTACGTAGATATTGCAAATGGGTTTGAATTACAAGTTATTGCTGCGTGCGTCATTGGTGGTGTCAGTATCGCTGGCGGTACAGGTACGGTATTAGGTTGTCTTCTTGGGGCGCTGTTCTTGGGCATAATTAATAACGCGTTGCCGGTGATTGGTGTATCGCCTTTCTGGCAAATGGCCATCTCAGGCTCGGTGATTATTCTTGCTGTTATAGCGAACTCACGTTCAGAACGAAGACTAGGACGAATCATTTTGCGCAAAGCAGTACAAAATGCGTCTTAA
- a CDS encoding ABC transporter permease, translating to MEKISSSALGDSMPKSSSLPSWLFGWESFLFATAVCVFIINSFASPYFLDLWSLSDATFNFTEKAIIALPLALVIIVREIDISVASIIALSSTAMGFTAEVTDSLALICLSGMIVGTICGAINGLLVTKLNIPSIVVTIGTMSLFRGVTYVLLGDQALKNYPESFSYFGQGYIFSVLSFEFITFLMLAVIFYFLLQKSNFGRRTYAIGNNPTAAYYSGVNVAKHKLILFTLVGFFCGVAAIMLTSRLGSTRPTIALGWELSIITMVVLGGVSILGGSGTIVGVVISIFLMGLVTVGLGLINVPGIVMSIVIGLMLISVIALPKIFKRIKKK from the coding sequence ATGGAAAAAATTAGCAGTAGTGCTTTAGGAGATAGTATGCCTAAAAGTAGCTCGTTACCTAGTTGGCTGTTTGGTTGGGAATCCTTTTTGTTTGCAACCGCGGTTTGTGTTTTTATAATCAATAGTTTTGCGTCACCTTATTTTTTAGACCTGTGGTCATTGTCAGATGCCACATTTAATTTTACCGAAAAAGCAATAATTGCGTTGCCATTAGCACTGGTCATAATAGTAAGAGAAATCGATATTTCCGTTGCCTCTATTATCGCACTAAGTTCAACTGCGATGGGTTTTACGGCGGAGGTGACGGACAGTTTAGCGCTAATATGCTTATCAGGTATGATAGTCGGTACAATATGTGGTGCTATAAATGGATTGTTAGTAACAAAGTTAAATATACCTTCTATTGTCGTGACAATAGGCACGATGAGTTTATTTAGGGGGGTGACCTATGTTCTTCTTGGCGACCAAGCACTAAAGAATTACCCAGAATCATTTTCGTATTTTGGTCAAGGTTATATATTCTCGGTATTAAGTTTTGAATTTATTACTTTCTTAATGTTAGCAGTAATATTTTATTTTTTATTACAAAAGTCAAATTTTGGGCGTCGTACCTACGCGATTGGCAACAATCCAACAGCAGCTTATTATTCTGGTGTAAATGTCGCGAAGCATAAGCTTATATTATTCACCTTAGTTGGCTTCTTTTGTGGCGTGGCCGCTATTATGTTGACGTCTCGTTTAGGAAGCACCAGACCAACTATCGCGCTTGGCTGGGAGCTGAGCATTATCACTATGGTCGTACTTGGCGGTGTAAGTATTCTTGGCGGTTCGGGTACCATTGTGGGTGTTGTTATTTCAATTTTCTTAATGGGATTGGTGACGGTTGGTTTAGGCTTAATTAACGTACCTGGCATCGTAATGTCGATCGTTATTGGTCTAATGTTAATTAGCGTAATTGCACTGCCTAAGATATTTAAACGTATAAAGAAAAAATAA
- the rhaM gene encoding L-rhamnose mutarotase: MDSNIIRRAFVMSICPESHHEYKRRHDEIWPELTEVLKKHGTSRYSIFLDEETSNLFAYVEITDQDRWNKIAETEVCKTWWFYMKDIMRTNEDNSPISKELKDVFFMQ, translated from the coding sequence ATGGATTCTAATATTATTAGAAGGGCATTTGTTATGTCTATTTGTCCTGAGTCTCATCATGAATATAAAAGAAGGCATGATGAAATATGGCCAGAGTTAACAGAAGTTTTAAAAAAACATGGCACAAGTCGATATTCGATCTTTTTGGATGAAGAAACTAGTAATCTATTCGCCTACGTAGAAATAACAGACCAAGACAGATGGAATAAAATTGCCGAAACTGAAGTGTGTAAGACGTGGTGGTTTTATATGAAAGATATTATGCGAACCAACGAAGATAACTCTCCAATATCAAAAGAGTTAAAAGATGTATTTTTCATGCAGTAG
- the rhaD gene encoding rhamnulose-1-phosphate aldolase has product MRKIVKVNELVLNEISKVSEVGSYLWQREWAERNGGNISVDVTDIFGEFNEDLGEFPHCFLQSIGEFVFPKESAGHIFFVKGTGERIRELSRPEDAGCILRIDDEAKGYHLLWGGRGQDDYSPTSEFISHVEIIMAKQKAGFKDRCVVHTHPLELIMLSHHPDYSHSDEAFTAVCWQMLPEVRAFVPRGIGVVPYCMPGSQQMAVTTTEKLMVNDVAIWEKHGAVATGVDALEAFDFVDVANKGAKLFLGCLASGFTPEGVSDADMQELKETFNL; this is encoded by the coding sequence ATGAGAAAGATAGTTAAAGTTAATGAACTGGTTCTAAATGAAATTTCGAAAGTTTCTGAAGTTGGTTCTTATTTATGGCAGAGAGAGTGGGCTGAACGTAATGGTGGCAATATTTCAGTTGACGTTACGGATATTTTTGGTGAATTTAATGAGGACTTAGGCGAATTCCCTCACTGTTTTTTACAAAGTATAGGTGAATTTGTATTCCCGAAAGAGAGTGCGGGTCATATCTTTTTTGTAAAAGGTACTGGAGAAAGAATTCGAGAGTTAAGTCGCCCAGAAGATGCAGGTTGCATACTGCGAATTGATGATGAAGCAAAAGGTTATCATTTGTTATGGGGAGGGCGTGGGCAAGATGACTATTCACCTACGAGTGAATTTATTTCTCATGTTGAAATCATTATGGCTAAGCAAAAAGCCGGTTTTAAAGATCGTTGCGTCGTACATACGCATCCATTAGAGCTAATCATGTTATCCCACCATCCAGATTATTCACACAGTGACGAAGCGTTTACGGCCGTTTGCTGGCAAATGCTTCCAGAAGTACGAGCATTTGTGCCAAGAGGTATTGGCGTTGTTCCTTACTGTATGCCTGGTAGCCAACAAATGGCGGTAACGACAACAGAAAAACTGATGGTAAATGATGTCGCTATCTGGGAAAAACATGGGGCAGTCGCGACAGGGGTTGATGCACTAGAAGCCTTCGACTTTGTCGATGTTGCTAACAAAGGCGCGAAGCTTTTCCTTGGCTGCTTAGCGAGTGGTTTTACGCCAGAAGGTGTAAGTGACGCCGATATGCAGGAACTAAAAGAAACCTTTAATTTATAG